From a region of the Cucumis sativus cultivar 9930 chromosome 6, Cucumber_9930_V3, whole genome shotgun sequence genome:
- the LOC101203291 gene encoding dof zinc finger protein DOF1.4 encodes MASSSRIMDKPHHHQQQQSSSGTLKCPRCDSSNTKFCYYNNYSLSQPRHFCKACKRYWTRGGTLRNVPVGGGCRKNKRLKTSSSSSTSVNANSTSPPSQNPRLLIHNPINSTTVPNIVSSSALNHTNSSMFFGLDSIGGGSGGLGLSSSGLLSHFNDPHQQPFSSNHFHHPTISFDRNSHLLGNIDPNLMTSMKEIKIEDLNRLCQNQTEQIDLSNFSDPSSIYWNSGTTTVTGNWHDPTNYNGSSVASLF; translated from the exons ATGGCTTCATCTTCTAGGATTATGGACAAACCCCATCAccaccaacaacaacaatcGTCATCAGGTACTCTAAAGTGCCCTCGTTGCGATTCTTCCAACACCAAATTTTGTTACTACAACAACTACAGCCTCTCTCAACCAAGGCACTTTTGCAAAGCTTGCAAACGCTATTGGACTCGCGGTGGAACCCTAAGAAATGTCCCTGTAGGTGGCGGTTGTCGAAAGAACAAGCGCCTCAAaacttcttcctcctcctccacctCAGTCAACGCTAATTCTACGTCACCTCCAAGTCAAAACCCTCGCCTTCTTATTCACAACCCCATCAATTCTACTACTGTTCCTAATATTGTTTCTTCATCAGCTTTAAATCATACCAATAGCTCAATGTTCTTTGGG TTGGATTCCATTGGTGGTGGTAGTGGTGGTTTAGGGTTATCTTCTTCTGGCCTTCTCTCCCACTTCAATGATCCACATCAACAACCCTTCAGTTCAAATCATTTCCATCACCCCACCATCTCCTTTGACCGAAATTCCCACCTTTTAGGTAATATCGATCCAAATTTGATGACTTCGATGAAGGAAATCAAGATTGAGGATTTGAACAG gtTGTGCCAGAATCAAACGGAACAAATTGATCTATCGAACTTCTCCGACCCATCTTCGATCTATTGGAACTCGGGAACGACGACAGTGACGGGGAATTGGCACGATCCGACAAACTATAATGGGTCGTCAGTTGCTTCTCTATTCTAG
- the LOC101204516 gene encoding squamosa promoter-binding protein 1, with amino-acid sequence MANSEDQGWEDMIVDDDDDDNDNEEIGFVDNERRRRSGLTSARGGGGGGRSTVARCQADGCNADLTGAKPYHRRHKVCEFHSRAAVVILAGLEQRFCQQCSRFHALSEFDDTKRSCRMRLAGHNERRRKILPDFHGQSSTN; translated from the exons ATGGCAAACTCAGAAGATCAAGGTTGGGAGGACATGATTGTAGATGATGACGACGACGATAACGACAACGAAGAAATAGGGTTTGTAGATAATGAGAGGAGGAGGAGATCTGGTTTAACCAGTGCTCGGGGTGGTGGCGGAGGGGGAAGGTCAACGGTGGCACGTTGCCAAGCCGATGGCTGCAATGCTGATCTGACCGGTGCAAAACCGTACCACCGCCGCCACAAGGTCTGCGAGTTCCACTCCAGGGCGGCTGTGGTGATTCTGGCCGGATTGGAACAGCGATTTTGCCAGCAGTGTAGTAG GTTTCATGCATTATCGGAATTCGATGACACAAAGAGAAGCTGCCGGATGCGTTTGGCTGGTCACAATGAACGCCGCCGTAAAATCTTACCGGATTTTCATGGCCAATCCTCCACTAATTGA